TGACAGGACATTTGTGTAAGCAACAGTACATCTGAGTGCAGACTGCAAACAAACAGTTTTGAGCAGGAGCAAAGTCAttcagagagaggacaggttTTGAGggaaaacataaatacataaataaatgatcaaatTGAAAGACCATGCTCTTGATTATAGATAGGGGGAAAACCTAGGTCTAGATCTAAATAGCAGCTGTGAACATGTTTAATCATGCAAACATGTCGGTTCTAAAGAGTTTCGTACAGGAATGTGACCGGATTGCCTACTGCCCTAATGGTGCCAAATTAATCTGTACAAATGTGGGACCTTTCCAGATATATAGAATATTTCTGGGGTATGTGTTTTCAAGGTATTCAATTCAAACCCATGGTTTGAAAATCCCAGCCAGTGTTATATGGAAAAAGTTAGTTGTCAGCACACCAACATCATAGCTGTCTGGCCCATAGCTTTGGTGTGAAAATATGCAGCGGTCCAGTAGaatgttgtttatgttgtcatgtCATGCCTTTTGTCTTGGTCTATTTCTGTTTAAATCATAACATAAATCATAACATACATTTCCAAGCATTGAAATAACTAAAAACAGTGCTCACATTGTTTTTAgtaaattacatttaatttgtcattttatttgCACAATATAAATCATACTCAAGATTCTCATTCAtacttttttcattcattcatactgtAATATATATTAGACTTTTAACATacatactttctttctttcagggCAATTGTCGGTCAGAAAGGGGAGAACCTGAACAAAGCAGTCCACTGAGTCGAAAGTATTTCTATAATGGAACTCAAACATCACATAGTTAGCGTGGAAATCCTGCTAAAACTCCATAGCCTACATAGATATTGGCTTTAACAGATCAGTCTGGAAAACTTGAAAGACCACAGAATGGTTGGGATGATCCGACGGGTCCATAAATGGCATTTTTTGCATCTGCTTTCCACTTGTCTGGTTTTGTCAGGGATCATGGTTTGTTGGGACAAACTAAGTGTGATCCCTTACCACTACCTCGGCCTAGGCCCCAGTTTCAAAATCAACAGCTGGACTATCAGCAGGGAGGAAGCTTGTAAATTTAGTGACCACCACTATTTGATAAACCACAAAGACAAATGTGAGTCTGATAACGTGTTGCTCCTTCTTTTTGTCAAGAGTTCCCCTCAGAACTTTGCCCGTCGTCAAGGGGTACGGTTGACCTGGGGTAATGAGAGCTATATTGAGAGTGagctgggtgtgtctgtgaaggtgctgtttgttttgggggTCCATTCACAGCCCGAGAGCAGGAGGCTGATCCAGAGTCAGTTATATCAAGAGGACCAAAAGTACCACGACTTGATCCAGCAGAGCTTCATTGATTCCTTCCACAACCTCACCACCAAACTACTTCTTCAGTTCAACTGGGCGCACACCCACTGTAGTCTTGCTCAATTTCTAATGTCCACTGATGACGACATGTTTATTCATATGCCTAACCTGGTCCATTACCTTCAGCAGGTGAACCAGGTGGGTGCACGGGACTTCTGGGTGGGCAGAGTGTTCATCAATTCTGGGCCAGTACGCTATAAGAGCAACAAGTATTATGTGTCACCTCAGCTGTATCCATGGGTCACTTATCCAGCCTACACAGGAGGAGCAGCATATGTGGTCTCCAGAGATGTGGCCTCGCGAATACACCAGGCTTCACTTACACTTAATGCTTCAATCCACATTGATGACGTTTTTATGGGGATCTGTGCCCTTGTTATAGGGGTGACCCCAGAGGCACACGATTTTTTCTCAGGTGAGAGAAAGTCTCCTTACCATCCTTGCATCTACAAACAAATGATAACGTCTCATGGACATGAGACAGAC
The Clupea harengus unplaced genomic scaffold, Ch_v2.0.2, whole genome shotgun sequence genome window above contains:
- the LOC122131910 gene encoding lactosylceramide 1,3-N-acetyl-beta-D-glucosaminyltransferase A-like, translated to MVGMIRRVHKWHFLHLLSTCLVLSGIMVCWDKLSVIPYHYLGLGPSFKINSWTISREEACKFSDHHYLINHKDKCESDNVLLLLFVKSSPQNFARRQGVRLTWGNESYIESELGVSVKVLFVLGVHSQPESRRLIQSQLYQEDQKYHDLIQQSFIDSFHNLTTKLLLQFNWAHTHCSLAQFLMSTDDDMFIHMPNLVHYLQQVNQVGARDFWVGRVFINSGPVRYKSNKYYVSPQLYPWVTYPAYTGGAAYVVSRDVASRIHQASLTLNASIHIDDVFMGICALVIGVTPEAHDFFSGERKSPYHPCIYKQMITSHGHETDLQELWKKATSPEVQNVDSGFTGKLYCSLTKLRLLCSPFNLNTYPCKPSTIF